The stretch of DNA ACTATGGGCAACAAAACAAAGAGCAATTACAGAAGCAAAATGCTGAACTTAAAAAACAAATTACCCAAATAAATTCAGACCTAGCTAAAACAAGAAACGAATCTAAGCTTTCTATAGCATATCTTACCAATATCAATAAAAAACTAGTTTTAAGAGAAAAGGTTTACAGTAATACTCAAAAGGAGAAAAGATTCATAGAAGATGATATCTATCTTCGTCAGTTGGAAATCAATCGACAGAATAAAGAGCTGGCTGTATTAAGGAAAAACTATGCTGAAGTTTTAGTAAACGCCTATAAAAATAAAGGAGTACAGAATAAAGTAACCTTTATTCTTTCTGCTAAAAATTTAGGAGAGGCTATTCGAAGAGTTCAATATCTGAAACAATATTCCGATTACCAGGATAAAAAAGCAGCTGAAATTACAGATGCTGCTAATCAAATAAAAAAGACCATTGACCAGAGACAAAAATCTGTCAGAGACAAAGATCAGCTTTTGGTCAATCAACAGAAGGACTTAACGACCATCAATGTTGAGAGAGCCCAAAAGGAGCAGCTTGTTGAAGAGTTCAAGAAAAATGAGTCTAAATTAACGGCAGAGCTTAAACAGAAGCAAACACAATCTAAAGCACTTGAAGGCCAGATCAGGGCTATTATTGCTGAAGAGATAAGAATTGCAAAAGCGGAAGAAGAAGCAAGAAGAAAAGCGGAAGCTGAGAAAATACGTCTGGCTAAAATAGCAGCTGAAAGAGAGAAGGCTAGAATTGAGGCTGAAAACAGAGCCAGAGCTGAAGCATTGGAAAGAGAAAGAAAACTCGCCGAAGCTGAAGCGAAAAGAGCGGCAGAATTAGCTGCAAAAAGAGCTGAAGAAGAAAGAAGACGTACTGAAGAAGCTGCCCGTGCAGAATCTAATGCAAGAGATGAAGCCCGAAAAATAGCAGCTGCAAAAGCTTCTGAAGAGGCTAATGCAAGAGCTAGAGAGGCTGCTAATAAAGTAACAGCTGCAAAAGCAGCAGAAGCAGCTTTAGAAAAAAGAAAAGACGACGAGAAAAAAGCAGCAGAATCTAAGGCAATGACCAACTTTGGAGTTTCAACAGCTGCCGGAAATAATTTCGCAGACAATAGAGGTAAACTCGGATTTCCTGTTGATAAAGGTCAGGTTACCCACCGTTTTGGTAGACATCCACACCCTGTTTTCAAAAATATTGATGAGGAAAATAACGGTATCAAAATTTCGGTACCTCCGGGAACCCGTGCAAAATCTGTATTTCCAGGATCAGTTTCTTCTGTTTTAGCAAGTACTGACGGAACAAAAACCGTTATTGTAAAACATGGAAGTTACTTTACAATTTACTCAAACCTTGGAAACGTTAATGTTTCTAAAGGGCAGCAAGTCTCCGCAGGCACTATTGTAGGTACTGTAGGACAGGATTTCGACGGCTCTTATACTCTTGATTTCCAGGTATGGAACGGAAGTACGCCAGTTGATCCATTAGGTTGGGTTTCTTATTAAAAAAAGACTAACTTTGTAAAAATTTTAGAAATGGAATCATTAACAATACTTGCCTTATCTTGGCAACATATCCTTATCGTAGCGATCCTTCTTGTATTACTTTTCGGAGGTAAAAAAATTCCGGAATTAATGAGAGGAGTAGGTTCAGGTATCAAAGAATTTAAAGATGCAGTAAAAGAAGAAGATAAAAATCCAACGGAAAATAAGACTTCTTCTACAGACAATCCTTCAAGCAACTAAAAATTCTTCAGAATTAATGAATTTTACTGAGACTGCATGGAAAGTCTTCAATCAATCTATTGAAGACTACCACGTATTTGATGATGTTAATCATCTAATTAATAATCCTTTCGAAAAAGACAGTTTGGAACGAATTTTGTACGCAAAGAACTGGATTGATACCGTTCAATGGCATTTGGAAGATATTATTAGAGATGAGAACATTGATCCGACTGAGGCTCTTCAATTAAAAAGAACCATAGATGCTTCTAATCAGCAAAGAACTGATTTAGTAGAATTTATTGACAGTTGGTTTCTAAATAAGTTTAAAAATATAACTCCTAAATCTGATGCAAAGATCAATACAGAAACACCCGCTTGGGCTGTAGACAGATTATCAATACTTGCATTAAAGGTTTATCATATGTCATTAGAAGCGAATAGAGAATCTGCCTCTGAGGAGCATCGTTTAAATTGCCAGGCAAAATTAGATGTGCTTCTTATACAGAAAGAAGATCTATCAACTTCTATAAATCAGTTGCTTACTGATATTGAAAACGGTGATGTTAAGATGAAAGTATACAAACAAATGAAAATGTATAATGATGAAAGTCTTAACCCAATCCTTTATCAAAAGGGGCAACAAAAATGAAAAAATTATTTTTTTTTGGAATACTGTTAATATTAACTTCTTCTTGCGCAACGGAAAAATTGAATTTTTCTCCGTTGTCTAATAATTTTTATAGTGAAGCAAAAGGATCAGATTCTGATAGAGGACTAAAGAAAAGCATAGACATTAATATCAAAGAAAATGTAAATGCTTCTGAAATATCTAATTTAATTTCCACCTTTCCTAATTTTAAAAATGTTAGCGTCAATGAAGAAGTCATTTCGTTGAAATACAGCTTACAAAATTATTTGTATGCAATCGACGCCAATAATGTTTCAGGAAAAAACAGGGCTATTAAAAGCTTTGAAAAGGCCTATAAAAAAATTCAGAAACTCAGACAAAATCTTTCAAAAGATGATGATGAGATACTCAACAGATATTTGGTAAGATTAAAGACCAATATTTCTGTAATCGAAGACTCTCTAAGAGGAAATTAAAAACTTACTACCTTATTAATGATTAAAATTCAAGCGGAAGCAAACGTTCCTACGGAACATGGAACTTTCCGAATGATCGCTTTCTCTGAAAACGAAAATGACTGGATGCCTCACATGGCAATCATTGCTGAAAATACAGACTTTTCAA from Chryseobacterium piperi encodes:
- a CDS encoding peptidoglycan DD-metalloendopeptidase family protein — encoded protein: MIKKISFLIGILLFGLHYGQQNKEQLQKQNAELKKQITQINSDLAKTRNESKLSIAYLTNINKKLVLREKVYSNTQKEKRFIEDDIYLRQLEINRQNKELAVLRKNYAEVLVNAYKNKGVQNKVTFILSAKNLGEAIRRVQYLKQYSDYQDKKAAEITDAANQIKKTIDQRQKSVRDKDQLLVNQQKDLTTINVERAQKEQLVEEFKKNESKLTAELKQKQTQSKALEGQIRAIIAEEIRIAKAEEEARRKAEAEKIRLAKIAAEREKARIEAENRARAEALERERKLAEAEAKRAAELAAKRAEEERRRTEEAARAESNARDEARKIAAAKASEEANARAREAANKVTAAKAAEAALEKRKDDEKKAAESKAMTNFGVSTAAGNNFADNRGKLGFPVDKGQVTHRFGRHPHPVFKNIDEENNGIKISVPPGTRAKSVFPGSVSSVLASTDGTKTVIVKHGSYFTIYSNLGNVNVSKGQQVSAGTIVGTVGQDFDGSYTLDFQVWNGSTPVDPLGWVSY
- a CDS encoding DUF4254 domain-containing protein — encoded protein: MNFTETAWKVFNQSIEDYHVFDDVNHLINNPFEKDSLERILYAKNWIDTVQWHLEDIIRDENIDPTEALQLKRTIDASNQQRTDLVEFIDSWFLNKFKNITPKSDAKINTETPAWAVDRLSILALKVYHMSLEANRESASEEHRLNCQAKLDVLLIQKEDLSTSINQLLTDIENGDVKMKVYKQMKMYNDESLNPILYQKGQQK
- a CDS encoding twin-arginine translocase TatA/TatE family subunit, with protein sequence MESLTILALSWQHILIVAILLVLLFGGKKIPELMRGVGSGIKEFKDAVKEEDKNPTENKTSSTDNPSSN